One region of Strigops habroptila isolate Jane chromosome 11, bStrHab1.2.pri, whole genome shotgun sequence genomic DNA includes:
- the LOC115614065 gene encoding solute carrier family 2, facilitated glucose transporter member 11-like isoform X3 — MCTNLIMLIAALFMAFSKTAKSFEMILVGRFLYGIGTGFSLTIHPQYVGEISPKKLRGFTNSTVAVFLTLGKFMGQVIGLRDILGSEALWPWLLASSGISALVQLAALPFFPDSPSYLLIQKGNEEACRKAIRKLWGEGDHQAEIDDIMKEKVAMTSMKTLRVLELIKERSLRWQLYILIIVMATLQLCGINAIYFYSFEVFHTAKFEEYLIPYVSLGVGLCECLSSILCSTLIDRFGRKVLLWGGYTLMCSVLALLTMTLSLQHQFFWMHYFSVILIFLFVTFYGIGPSGATISVMVEIFSQSFRPSAFLIVGCINWMGLFVLGMIFPLVVDNLGPFCFLIFLGILAFSAIFIYLYLPETKGKSIMEIKAEFNKLNFGKKESSVTDSNFPKEQLSSTKF, encoded by the exons ATGTGCACCAACCTGATCATGCTGATAGCTGCACTTTTCATGGCCTTCAGTAAAACAGCCAAATCCTTTGAGATGATCCTGGTTGGACGTTTTCTCTATGGCATTGGTACAG GTTTTTCTCTCACTATACATCCTCAGTATGTAGGAGAGATTTCACCCAAGAAGCTGCGTGGATTTACCAACTCCACAGTTGCTGTTTTTCTGACACTGGGAAAATTCATGGGACAGGTTATCGGACTACG GGATATTTTAGGAAGCGAAGCTTTGTGGCCGTGGTTGTTAGCATCTAGTGGAATTTCAGCATTGGTTCAACTGGCTGCCCTCCCATTTTTCCCTGATTCACCATCCTACCTCCTGATACAGAAGGGTAATGAGGAAGCCTGCAGGAAAG CCATCAGGAAGCTCTGGGGGGAAGGAGACCATCAAGCAGAAATTGATGACATTATGAAGGAGAAGGTTGCAATGACGAGCATGAAAACCTTGCGTGTCCTCGAATTAATAAAAGAGCGATCTTTGCGCTGGCAACTTTACATTTTGATCATTGTCATGGCGACCTTGCAGCTCTGTGGAATCAATGCA atATACTTCTATTCTTTTGAAGTATTCCACACAGCCAAGTTTGAAGAATACCTTATCCCATACGTGTCCTTGGGAGTTGGATTGTGTGAATGCTTATCGTCTATACTGTGT agCACTCTCATAGACCGATTTGGCAGGAAGGTGCTGCTATGGGGAGGATACACACTGATGTGCTCTGTGCTAGCACTCCTCACCATGACTCTGTCACTGCAG CACCAGTTTTTCTGGATGCATTACTTCAGTGTTATCTTGATCTTCCTGTTTGTTACCTTCTATGGAATTGGACCAT ctggaGCTACTATATCTGTCATGGTTGAAATCTTCAGCCAGTCCTTCAGACCATCAGCCTTTCTGATTGTTGGCTGCATCAACTGGATGGGACTGTTTGTACTTGGGATGATTTTTCCACTGGTTGTT GATAACCTTGGACCCTTCTGCTTCCTTATCTTTTTGGGAATCCTTGCTTTCTCAGCAATTTTCATCTACCTGTATCTCCCTGAGACCAAGGGAAAATCCatcatggaaataaaagcagagttCAACAAGCTGaactttgggaaaaaagaaagctcagtCACTGATAGCAACTTTCCTAAGGAACAGTTGTCCAGCACCAAGTTTTGA
- the LOC115614065 gene encoding solute carrier family 2, facilitated glucose transporter member 11-like isoform X1, giving the protein MEHFIFALQVQFQGLAQMILVLGIGGSFPYGFHISVINYPSVHIRKFINETWIERHGSPLHPETIMLLWSFIVSVYGVGGLLGSLCCGYLTTRYRKKKCQMCTNLIMLIAALFMAFSKTAKSFEMILVGRFLYGIGTGFSLTIHPQYVGEISPKKLRGFTNSTVAVFLTLGKFMGQVIGLRDILGSEALWPWLLASSGISALVQLAALPFFPDSPSYLLIQKGNEEACRKAIRKLWGEGDHQAEIDDIMKEKVAMTSMKTLRVLELIKERSLRWQLYILIIVMATLQLCGINAIYFYSFEVFHTAKFEEYLIPYVSLGVGLCECLSSILCSTLIDRFGRKVLLWGGYTLMCSVLALLTMTLSLQHQFFWMHYFSVILIFLFVTFYGIGPSGATISVMVEIFSQSFRPSAFLIVGCINWMGLFVLGMIFPLVVDNLGPFCFLIFLGILAFSAIFIYLYLPETKGKSIMEIKAEFNKLNFGKKESSVTDSNFPKEQLSSTKF; this is encoded by the exons ATGGagcatttcatttttgctttgcaggttCAGTTCCAGGGACTAGCTCAAATGATCTTAGTGCTGGGAATTGGTGGTAGTTTCCCATATGGATTTCACATTTCTGTCATCAACTATCCTTCTGTG cacaTCAGGAAGTTTATTAATGAAACCTGGATAGAGCGACATGGCTCTCCCCTCCATCCTGAGACAATCATGCTGTTGTGGTCCTTCATTGTGTCTGTTTATGGGGTTGGAGGACTCCTGGGGAGCCTCTGCTGTGGCTACCTGACTACAAGATACAGGAA aaaaaagTGCCAAATGTGCACCAACCTGATCATGCTGATAGCTGCACTTTTCATGGCCTTCAGTAAAACAGCCAAATCCTTTGAGATGATCCTGGTTGGACGTTTTCTCTATGGCATTGGTACAG GTTTTTCTCTCACTATACATCCTCAGTATGTAGGAGAGATTTCACCCAAGAAGCTGCGTGGATTTACCAACTCCACAGTTGCTGTTTTTCTGACACTGGGAAAATTCATGGGACAGGTTATCGGACTACG GGATATTTTAGGAAGCGAAGCTTTGTGGCCGTGGTTGTTAGCATCTAGTGGAATTTCAGCATTGGTTCAACTGGCTGCCCTCCCATTTTTCCCTGATTCACCATCCTACCTCCTGATACAGAAGGGTAATGAGGAAGCCTGCAGGAAAG CCATCAGGAAGCTCTGGGGGGAAGGAGACCATCAAGCAGAAATTGATGACATTATGAAGGAGAAGGTTGCAATGACGAGCATGAAAACCTTGCGTGTCCTCGAATTAATAAAAGAGCGATCTTTGCGCTGGCAACTTTACATTTTGATCATTGTCATGGCGACCTTGCAGCTCTGTGGAATCAATGCA atATACTTCTATTCTTTTGAAGTATTCCACACAGCCAAGTTTGAAGAATACCTTATCCCATACGTGTCCTTGGGAGTTGGATTGTGTGAATGCTTATCGTCTATACTGTGT agCACTCTCATAGACCGATTTGGCAGGAAGGTGCTGCTATGGGGAGGATACACACTGATGTGCTCTGTGCTAGCACTCCTCACCATGACTCTGTCACTGCAG CACCAGTTTTTCTGGATGCATTACTTCAGTGTTATCTTGATCTTCCTGTTTGTTACCTTCTATGGAATTGGACCAT ctggaGCTACTATATCTGTCATGGTTGAAATCTTCAGCCAGTCCTTCAGACCATCAGCCTTTCTGATTGTTGGCTGCATCAACTGGATGGGACTGTTTGTACTTGGGATGATTTTTCCACTGGTTGTT GATAACCTTGGACCCTTCTGCTTCCTTATCTTTTTGGGAATCCTTGCTTTCTCAGCAATTTTCATCTACCTGTATCTCCCTGAGACCAAGGGAAAATCCatcatggaaataaaagcagagttCAACAAGCTGaactttgggaaaaaagaaagctcagtCACTGATAGCAACTTTCCTAAGGAACAGTTGTCCAGCACCAAGTTTTGA
- the LOC115614065 gene encoding solute carrier family 2, facilitated glucose transporter member 11-like isoform X2, with protein sequence MATFFSELVQFQGLAQMILVLGIGGSFPYGFHISVINYPSVHIRKFINETWIERHGSPLHPETIMLLWSFIVSVYGVGGLLGSLCCGYLTTRYRKKKCQMCTNLIMLIAALFMAFSKTAKSFEMILVGRFLYGIGTGFSLTIHPQYVGEISPKKLRGFTNSTVAVFLTLGKFMGQVIGLRDILGSEALWPWLLASSGISALVQLAALPFFPDSPSYLLIQKGNEEACRKAIRKLWGEGDHQAEIDDIMKEKVAMTSMKTLRVLELIKERSLRWQLYILIIVMATLQLCGINAIYFYSFEVFHTAKFEEYLIPYVSLGVGLCECLSSILCSTLIDRFGRKVLLWGGYTLMCSVLALLTMTLSLQHQFFWMHYFSVILIFLFVTFYGIGPSGATISVMVEIFSQSFRPSAFLIVGCINWMGLFVLGMIFPLVVDNLGPFCFLIFLGILAFSAIFIYLYLPETKGKSIMEIKAEFNKLNFGKKESSVTDSNFPKEQLSSTKF encoded by the exons gttCAGTTCCAGGGACTAGCTCAAATGATCTTAGTGCTGGGAATTGGTGGTAGTTTCCCATATGGATTTCACATTTCTGTCATCAACTATCCTTCTGTG cacaTCAGGAAGTTTATTAATGAAACCTGGATAGAGCGACATGGCTCTCCCCTCCATCCTGAGACAATCATGCTGTTGTGGTCCTTCATTGTGTCTGTTTATGGGGTTGGAGGACTCCTGGGGAGCCTCTGCTGTGGCTACCTGACTACAAGATACAGGAA aaaaaagTGCCAAATGTGCACCAACCTGATCATGCTGATAGCTGCACTTTTCATGGCCTTCAGTAAAACAGCCAAATCCTTTGAGATGATCCTGGTTGGACGTTTTCTCTATGGCATTGGTACAG GTTTTTCTCTCACTATACATCCTCAGTATGTAGGAGAGATTTCACCCAAGAAGCTGCGTGGATTTACCAACTCCACAGTTGCTGTTTTTCTGACACTGGGAAAATTCATGGGACAGGTTATCGGACTACG GGATATTTTAGGAAGCGAAGCTTTGTGGCCGTGGTTGTTAGCATCTAGTGGAATTTCAGCATTGGTTCAACTGGCTGCCCTCCCATTTTTCCCTGATTCACCATCCTACCTCCTGATACAGAAGGGTAATGAGGAAGCCTGCAGGAAAG CCATCAGGAAGCTCTGGGGGGAAGGAGACCATCAAGCAGAAATTGATGACATTATGAAGGAGAAGGTTGCAATGACGAGCATGAAAACCTTGCGTGTCCTCGAATTAATAAAAGAGCGATCTTTGCGCTGGCAACTTTACATTTTGATCATTGTCATGGCGACCTTGCAGCTCTGTGGAATCAATGCA atATACTTCTATTCTTTTGAAGTATTCCACACAGCCAAGTTTGAAGAATACCTTATCCCATACGTGTCCTTGGGAGTTGGATTGTGTGAATGCTTATCGTCTATACTGTGT agCACTCTCATAGACCGATTTGGCAGGAAGGTGCTGCTATGGGGAGGATACACACTGATGTGCTCTGTGCTAGCACTCCTCACCATGACTCTGTCACTGCAG CACCAGTTTTTCTGGATGCATTACTTCAGTGTTATCTTGATCTTCCTGTTTGTTACCTTCTATGGAATTGGACCAT ctggaGCTACTATATCTGTCATGGTTGAAATCTTCAGCCAGTCCTTCAGACCATCAGCCTTTCTGATTGTTGGCTGCATCAACTGGATGGGACTGTTTGTACTTGGGATGATTTTTCCACTGGTTGTT GATAACCTTGGACCCTTCTGCTTCCTTATCTTTTTGGGAATCCTTGCTTTCTCAGCAATTTTCATCTACCTGTATCTCCCTGAGACCAAGGGAAAATCCatcatggaaataaaagcagagttCAACAAGCTGaactttgggaaaaaagaaagctcagtCACTGATAGCAACTTTCCTAAGGAACAGTTGTCCAGCACCAAGTTTTGA
- the MIF gene encoding macrophage migration inhibitory factor: protein MPMFAIQTNVCKDAVPESLLGDLTQQLAKATGKPAQYIAVHIIPDQMMSFGGSTDPCALCSLYSIGKIGGQQNKTYTKLLCDLISKHLHVSADRVYINYFDMNAANVGWNGSTFA, encoded by the exons ATGCCGATGTTCGCTATCCAGACCAACGTCTGCAAGGACGCCGTACCCGAGAGCCTGTTGGGTGACCTCACTCAGCAGCTGGCCAAGGCCACGGGCAAGCCCGCGCAG TACATAGCTGTGCACATCATACCTGATCAGATGATGTCCTTCGGGGGCTCCACTGATCCCTGCGCGCTCTGCAGCCTTTACAGCATCGGCAAGATAGGAGGGCAGCAGAACAAGACTTACACCAAGCTCCTGTGTGATCTGATCTCCAAGCACTTGCATGTATCTGCAGACAG GGTGTACATCAACTACTTTGACATGAACGCTGCCAACGTGGGCTGGAATGGCTCCACCTTTGCATAG
- the DDX51 gene encoding ATP-dependent RNA helicase DDX51 has translation MALFCINRYGGEEDQEEGAEAQVRARVLLERLQQQARARQLKKQKEAQPEGEEGELCPGVGGLSPGSEPGRGKRKKKSESEEQPCAPGQKRLKKKRPRSSSADRAGTEGSADGSSPSKKKKENRRKSKVLQERTEADSEEDIKQHENRSNFKNKSSERKKRHEETEGAETRKEENSEGAEGNQSTKEELSLAASEEEAKPPPSSLMVLGDYDRKPVQKVQPFLPHWLAQPKLVQKCIKDNLFPIGDFPGIHPRLLKKLQVNGIESFFPVQAEVIPAILQSASNGYLLGQGGYCPRDICVSAPTGSGKTLAFVIPIVQVLLDRVVCQVRALVVLPTKELAQQVSKVFNIYTDGTGLKVVLITGQKSFAKEQEMLVQKKVTGYCSLADIIVATPGRLTDHISQTPGFSLTQLRFLIIDEADRMIDDMHQNCLNQIVKAAFRVENDSGSSMLFQRTKPGPITAASSCYPRIPLQKLLFSATLTQDPEKLQQLDLFQPRLFTSVYSEKKTLGDGTETDQDTNKKFTLPEGLSQCYVPCDLNSKPLLLLHFMLTMKFTRVLCFTNSREASHRLFLLVQAFGGVPVAEFSSRLPPNERQRTIKEFEQGKIQLLISTDATARGIDVKAVNYVINYDAPQFIRTYIHRVGRTARAGKVGVAFSLVLRIQERRFLQMLKDAGIQDIKKHPVKGNSLKPLVQRYEEALCKLEKTVKNEQAQKRA, from the exons ATGGCGCTGTTCTGCATCAACAG GTACGGCGGGGAGGAGGATCAGGAGGAGGGGGCTGAGGCGCAGGTCCGGGCTCGGGTCCTGCTGGagcggctgcagcagcaggcacgGGCTCGGcagctgaagaagcagaaggaagcgCAGCCCGAGGGAGAGGAAGGCGAGTTGTGCCCGGGGGTCGGAGGGCTGAGCCCCGGGAGTGAACCCGGGcgaggaaaaaggaagaagaaaagtgagAGTGAAGAGCAGCCCTGTGCGCCAGGGCAGAAGCGTCTGAAGAAGAAACGGCCTCGCAGCTCTTCTGCAGACCGGGCGGGCACTGAGGGGTCAGCAGATGGTAGCAGTCCCTcgaagaagaagaaagaaaatagacgAAAATCGAAAGTGCTGCAAGAGAGGACTGAAGCAG ATTCTGAAGAAGACATCaaacaacatgaaaacagaagcaactttaaaaataagtcttctgaaaggaagaagaggcatGAGGAAACAGAGGGAGCTGAAACAAGGAAGGAGGAGAACAGTGAAGGAGCTGAAGGAAATCAAAGCACAAAGGAGGAGCTGTCCTTAGCAGCCTCAGAGGAAGAGGCAAAACCGCCACCCTCCAGTTTGATGGTTCTTGGAGACTATGATAGAAAGCCAGTGCAGAAG GTTCAGCCCTTCTTACCACACTGGCTTGCTCAACCCAAATTAGTGCAAAAATGTATCAAAGATAATCTGTTTCCAATTGGAGATTTCCCAGGAATTCATCCTCGACTGTTGAAAAAGCTGCAAGTGAATGGGATAGAGTCCTTCTTTCCAG TTCAGGCAGAGGTGATTCCTGCTATTCTACAGAGTGCATCCAATGGGTActtgctggggcagggaggatACTGCCCCAGAGACATCTGCGTCTCTGCACCTACTGGCAGTGGTAAAACCCTGGCCTTCGTCATACCCATAGTCCAG GTTCTGCTAGATCGAGTAGTTTGCCAAGTACGAGCTCTGGTGGTTCTGCCCACCAAAGAACTGGCACAACAG GTGAGTAAAGTGTTCAACATTTACACTGATGGGACGGGTCTGAAGGTTGTTTTGATTACTGGCCAGAAATCGTTTGCAAAGGAGCAGGAGATGCTTGTCCAGAAAAA AGTGACAGGCTACTGCAGCCTGGCTGATATTATTGTGGCTACACCAGGGCGGCTCACAGATCACATCAGCCAGACCCCAGGGTTCAGCCTGACGCAGCTTCGCTTCCTG ATCATAGATGAAGCTGACCGTATGATCGATGACATGCACCAGAACTGTCTGAACCAAATTGTCAAAGCTGCATTCCGAGTAGAAAATGACTCTGGCTCCAGCATGCTTTTTCAGAGGACCAAACCAGGGCCTATAACAGCAGCCAG CTCCTGCTATCCTCGGATACCCTTacagaaactgctgttttcagccACACTCACCCAGGACCCCGAGAAACTGCAGCAGTTGGACTTATTCCAGCCTCGCCTCTTCACATCTGTCTATTCTGAGAAAAAAACGCTCGGAGATGGAACAGAGACAGATCAAGATACTAATAAGAAATTCACACTCCCTGAGGGGCTCTCG CAATGTTATGTGCCTTGTGACCTGAATTCCAAGCCTTTGCTGCTCTTGCATTTCATGCTGACAATGAAATTTACCCGTGTGTTGTGCTTTACCAACTCCAGGGAAGCTTCTCACAG GTTGTTCCTGCTGGTTCAAGCCTTTGGTGGAGTCCCTGTAGCTGAATTTTCTTCTCGGCTACCTCCAAATGAGAGACAGAGAACCATAAAGGAGTTTgaacaaggaaaaatacaacT gTTAATCAGCACAGATGCCACTGCACGAGGGATTGACGTTAAAGCAGTGAATTATGTTATAAACTACGATGCGCCGCAGTTCATCAGGACATATATTCACCG agTTGGAAGAACGGCTCGTGCAGGGAAAGTGGGTGTTGCTTTCAGCTTGGTCCTTAGAATTCAG GAACGTAGGTTTCTGCAGATGTTGAAGGATGCTGGCATCCAAGATATCAAAAAGCACCCAGTGAAGGGCAATTCATTAAAGCCATTGGTGCAGCGATATGAGGAAGCTCTGTGTAAGCTGGAGAAGACAGTCAAG AATGAGCAAGCACAGAAGCGAGCGTGA